One region of Dokdonia sp. 4H-3-7-5 genomic DNA includes:
- a CDS encoding MarR family winged helix-turn-helix transcriptional regulator, which produces MTIEEHIKTKTLGIAQKLTINLSYTAQWSNDILASALKSHDLSLQQFNVLRILRGQKGKPANLSTLNERMVTKASNTTRLVDKLIKKELVARATCPSNRRKVEITITNSGLSLLKILDTAISNAEEKITSQLDNNEIEQLNNLLNKLRTETKN; this is translated from the coding sequence ATGACAATAGAAGAACATATTAAAACAAAAACCTTAGGTATAGCACAGAAGCTTACTATAAACCTATCATATACAGCACAATGGTCTAATGACATTCTTGCTAGTGCATTAAAGTCTCACGACTTGTCATTACAGCAATTTAATGTGTTGCGCATATTAAGAGGACAAAAGGGAAAGCCGGCAAACCTTTCTACACTTAACGAGCGTATGGTTACCAAGGCAAGTAACACGACAAGACTAGTGGACAAGCTTATCAAAAAAGAATTAGTAGCACGAGCTACTTGCCCTTCTAATCGCCGTAAAGTAGAAATCACTATTACAAATAGTGGCCTTTCACTCCTAAAAATACTTGACACGGCGATTAGTAATGCGGAGGAAAAAATTACGTCTCAGCTAGACAATAATGAGATAGAGCAGCTCAATAACTTGCTTAATAAATTACGAACAGAAACAAAAAACTAA
- a CDS encoding TlpA family protein disulfide reductase, which produces MKLMLLVLLIILTSCQERQKDYKETLIEGSNIKALNYDGLDYYIQNHPSETLVINFWATWCAPCIKELPAFEKLGEEYKNKDVTVLLVSLDFPDQLDALKIFVEKKNLQSEVLYLDDGDANRWIPKVDDSWSGAIPATLITGSKRKKFYERSFTYEEIEQELNTLIN; this is translated from the coding sequence ATGAAGCTAATGCTATTGGTCTTATTAATCATCTTAACATCCTGCCAAGAAAGGCAAAAGGATTATAAAGAGACATTAATAGAAGGTAGTAATATTAAAGCATTGAATTATGATGGTCTAGATTATTATATACAAAATCATCCTTCTGAAACTCTAGTTATAAACTTTTGGGCAACTTGGTGCGCCCCTTGTATCAAAGAACTACCGGCTTTTGAAAAGTTAGGAGAAGAGTATAAAAATAAAGACGTAACCGTTTTATTAGTGAGCCTCGACTTTCCGGACCAACTAGATGCTTTAAAAATCTTTGTTGAGAAGAAAAATTTACAATCTGAGGTTTTATATCTAGATGATGGAGATGCCAATAGATGGATACCAAAAGTAGATGATTCGTGGAGTGGTGCGATACCAGCAACACTTATCACAGGATCAAAAAGAAAGAAATTTTATGAGCGCTCTTTTACATATGAAGAAATAGAGCAAGAATTGAATACCTTAATTAATTAA
- a CDS encoding thioredoxin family protein, whose translation MKTFKILTLLALVVVVSAFAANAVIKKDRSGYDIGDEAGDFYLRNIDNEMMSLSDFEDAKGFVVVFTCNTCPFSIANEDRLIAIDTKYKKLGYPVIAINPNDPHIKPGDSFKAMQQRAKKKGFTFPYLLDDGQEIFPKYGATKTPHVYVLQRVQEKNIVKYIGAIDNSSRDEKAVTEKYLENALDEILSGKEVTLKETKAIGCAIKS comes from the coding sequence ATGAAAACATTTAAAATCTTAACGTTATTAGCCTTAGTAGTAGTAGTATCTGCATTTGCTGCAAATGCTGTTATTAAAAAGGATAGAAGCGGATACGACATAGGTGATGAAGCAGGAGATTTTTATCTACGTAATATAGATAATGAGATGATGTCATTGAGTGACTTTGAGGATGCAAAGGGTTTTGTAGTTGTGTTTACATGTAACACTTGTCCTTTCTCAATAGCTAATGAAGATAGATTAATTGCTATTGATACAAAATATAAAAAGTTAGGTTATCCGGTAATCGCGATTAATCCTAATGATCCACATATTAAGCCTGGAGACAGTTTTAAAGCGATGCAACAACGTGCAAAGAAGAAGGGATTCACATTTCCTTATTTGCTAGATGATGGTCAAGAAATTTTTCCTAAATATGGAGCGACCAAAACTCCACATGTATACGTGTTGCAACGCGTTCAAGAAAAAAATATAGTTAAGTACATAGGCGCTATAGATAATAGTAGCCGAGATGAAAAAGCTGTTACAGAAAAATACTTAGAGAATGCCCTTGATGAGATTTTGTCAGGCAAAGAAGTTACGCTTAAAGAAACCAAAGCAATAGGTTGTGCTATTAAATCGTAA
- a CDS encoding MBL fold metallo-hydrolase has translation MILQQLYTKCLAQGAYFISSNGEGAIIDPLREVQPYLDLAAENKTTIKYIFLTHFHADFVSGQVDLAKATGATVILGPNAKAGYDYHSASDGEIFILGDLSITTIHTPGHTMESTCYLLKDKQGKEEALFTGDTLFIGDVGRPDLAAKTDLTTHDLAGHLYDSLHHKIAPLSDDIIIYPAHGAGSACGKNMSSETSDTLGNQKQNNYAFKLNKEDFIKELTDGLTFPPAYFPHNVAMNKKANTDFDTIINRGTTALTPDQFEKLANEKEVLVLDTRSVFAFAKASLPQAWFVGLQGQFAPWIGALIADIHQKIIFIAEEGTEEEVVTRLARVGYDNSLGFLEGGVEAWEQSGRTVVATAEVTAQEFVDGIATGDIKNPLDVRKAGEYATSHIEGLPHMGLDEVHVNAHTLEAGNTYHIHCAGGYRSLIYASIAKSYGINSVVNVLGGYGAIKKADTSSIKLT, from the coding sequence ATGATATTACAGCAATTATATACTAAATGTCTAGCTCAAGGAGCTTATTTTATAAGTTCAAATGGAGAAGGAGCTATTATAGATCCTCTGCGCGAGGTACAACCGTACCTTGATCTTGCAGCAGAAAATAAGACGACCATTAAGTATATTTTTCTAACTCATTTTCATGCAGATTTTGTGAGTGGCCAGGTTGATCTTGCAAAAGCTACTGGCGCTACCGTGATTTTAGGACCTAATGCAAAGGCTGGATATGACTATCACAGCGCGAGTGATGGAGAGATATTTATCTTGGGAGATTTATCTATTACCACCATCCATACGCCAGGTCATACCATGGAGTCTACGTGTTACCTTCTTAAAGATAAACAAGGAAAAGAAGAAGCTCTTTTTACAGGGGATACGCTTTTTATAGGTGACGTAGGAAGACCAGATCTCGCTGCTAAAACTGATCTTACAACTCATGATCTTGCAGGTCATTTATATGACTCATTACACCATAAGATTGCACCTTTATCTGACGACATTATCATTTATCCTGCACACGGAGCGGGATCTGCTTGCGGTAAAAACATGAGTAGTGAGACCAGTGATACGCTAGGTAATCAAAAGCAAAATAATTACGCATTTAAGCTCAATAAAGAGGACTTTATTAAAGAGCTCACAGATGGCTTGACATTTCCGCCGGCTTATTTTCCACATAATGTGGCAATGAATAAGAAGGCAAATACAGATTTTGATACCATTATCAATAGAGGAACAACGGCTTTGACTCCTGATCAGTTTGAAAAACTGGCAAATGAAAAGGAGGTACTCGTACTTGATACAAGAAGTGTTTTCGCTTTCGCGAAAGCGTCATTACCTCAAGCTTGGTTTGTAGGATTACAAGGACAGTTTGCACCGTGGATAGGAGCACTCATCGCAGATATTCACCAAAAAATAATCTTTATCGCCGAAGAAGGTACTGAAGAGGAAGTAGTAACCAGACTTGCGAGAGTAGGTTATGATAATAGTTTAGGATTCTTAGAAGGAGGAGTAGAGGCTTGGGAGCAATCTGGCAGGACGGTAGTTGCTACAGCAGAAGTAACAGCTCAAGAATTTGTAGATGGTATTGCTACTGGCGATATTAAGAATCCGCTAGATGTACGTAAAGCTGGAGAATATGCAACAAGTCATATAGAGGGACTGCCACATATGGGTCTAGATGAAGTGCACGTTAATGCGCACACGCTGGAAGCAGGTAATACGTATCACATACATTGCGCAGGTGGTTATAGATCTCTTATTTATGCATCTATAGCAAAATCATATGGCATAAATAGTGTAGTGAATGTGCTAGGTGGATATGGTGCTATAAAAAAGGCAGATACTTCTAGCATTAAATTGACATAA
- a CDS encoding rhodanese-like domain-containing protein has protein sequence MTDLTIPQWEEKIAQDKDAVILDVRTEEEVENGMIEGAKHIDIYLGQGFLDEVEKLDKSKNYYVYCRSGVRSVQACALMGQKGLNNTYNLLGGYNAWDAAH, from the coding sequence ATGACAGATTTAACGATTCCACAATGGGAAGAGAAAATAGCTCAAGATAAAGATGCTGTAATTCTAGACGTACGTACGGAGGAAGAAGTAGAAAACGGAATGATAGAAGGGGCAAAACATATTGATATTTACCTAGGTCAAGGATTCCTTGATGAGGTAGAAAAGCTAGATAAGAGTAAAAATTATTATGTGTATTGTCGCTCAGGAGTACGTAGTGTACAAGCGTGTGCTCTTATGGGGCAAAAAGGGTTAAACAACACTTACAACTTGCTAGGTGGTTATAATGCTTGGGATGCAGCGCATTAA
- a CDS encoding rhodanese-like domain-containing protein yields MQRIKSSQRLRYTLIAITLCFSLWSCNEATSQKEVSGITTQEVITVIDVDTFEKEALVAGAQLVDVRRDNEWERGHLENAKHFEMNNPNWQSQIETLDKSKPVYVYCAKGGRSAKCAQQLKEAGFITIYDLEGGINNWNSAGKPIQ; encoded by the coding sequence ATGCAGCGCATTAAGAGTAGCCAGCGTTTGAGATATACGCTCATTGCGATAACGCTTTGTTTCTCTCTGTGGAGTTGTAATGAAGCTACTTCTCAAAAAGAAGTAAGCGGTATCACTACACAAGAAGTAATCACTGTGATTGACGTTGACACCTTTGAAAAGGAAGCGTTAGTTGCAGGAGCACAACTTGTAGACGTACGTAGAGATAATGAGTGGGAGCGTGGTCACCTTGAAAATGCTAAGCACTTTGAGATGAATAACCCTAACTGGCAATCTCAAATAGAAACGCTAGATAAGAGTAAGCCTGTTTATGTGTATTGCGCTAAAGGAGGTAGAAGCGCCAAGTGTGCACAACAGCTAAAAGAAGCAGGATTTATAACGATCTATGATCTTGAAGGCGGAATTAATAATTGGAATTCTGCAGGAAAACCAATACAGTAG
- a CDS encoding cytochrome-c peroxidase — MKITTNQPFYILLLAIFSLSQSCKNEVPKYATQAVANWEASRIIYLQEITNAIAGIDTLKQLPVTDAKAKEVFKTLRIAFKKAEPYASYLNPPVGHRVNGPALPIYKEDNEKTMNPVGLQKIEESIYEGETSQGQYDKELTVTYGLLQNLKKNIEKRELNAPRYFTATHQQLLRVLSFSIAGFDTPVSQLGIAEGAVSLQNLHDTYRASIQSIIQAKNESLDKQFTSQVENAITFINENSDYDTFNRYSFTRNHLTPITRSWVAIRKTSELWEGNQSTPFNFDAPTFFEDDSFNVNFFTPSINKNPTDEQITLGKKLFFDEKLSTSGTMACATCHDPEKAYADGLVVNKSNTGEALQRNTPTLLNTVFQQNFFADGRSNSIIDQVSAVFTNEKEFNTNVHEFSTRILEDPSYLEMFEKAYGGVSTRNTDVVKAISSYVSTLNSFDSKFDRNMRGDEDTFTKEEQRGMNLFMGKALCATCHFMPLTNGTVPPFFAETEREVIGVPETVENKELDDDTGYYWRFEAEQHKGMFKTPTVRNAALTAPYMHNGVYTTLEQVMDFYNQGGGGGLGFDLPHQTLPFDNLKLTNEELASLTAFVKTLTDDKVEDNY; from the coding sequence ATGAAAATCACTACAAATCAACCTTTTTATATACTGCTCTTAGCTATCTTCTCCCTATCACAAAGCTGTAAGAATGAAGTGCCGAAATACGCTACACAAGCTGTAGCAAATTGGGAAGCCTCAAGAATCATTTACCTACAAGAGATTACTAATGCTATTGCTGGAATAGATACACTAAAACAACTTCCTGTAACAGATGCAAAAGCTAAAGAAGTTTTCAAAACATTGCGCATAGCTTTCAAAAAAGCAGAACCTTATGCGTCGTACCTCAACCCTCCAGTAGGACACCGAGTAAATGGACCAGCATTACCTATTTACAAAGAGGATAATGAGAAAACAATGAATCCTGTAGGCTTACAAAAAATAGAAGAAAGCATTTATGAGGGTGAAACCTCTCAAGGCCAATATGACAAAGAGCTTACGGTCACTTACGGACTTTTACAAAATCTCAAAAAAAATATTGAGAAAAGAGAACTCAATGCTCCTAGGTATTTTACCGCAACTCATCAGCAATTACTGAGAGTACTGAGCTTCTCAATTGCAGGTTTTGATACTCCCGTGAGCCAACTAGGTATTGCAGAAGGTGCTGTGTCTCTACAGAACTTACATGATACCTATCGCGCAAGCATTCAATCTATTATTCAAGCTAAGAACGAATCACTTGACAAGCAATTCACTTCCCAAGTAGAAAATGCTATCACCTTTATTAATGAGAATAGTGACTACGATACATTTAATCGCTATTCCTTTACACGTAACCACCTGACGCCTATCACACGCAGCTGGGTAGCTATCAGGAAAACTAGCGAACTATGGGAAGGAAACCAGAGTACTCCGTTTAACTTTGATGCTCCTACGTTTTTTGAGGACGATAGTTTTAATGTAAATTTCTTCACTCCTAGTATCAACAAGAATCCTACAGATGAACAAATCACTTTAGGAAAGAAATTATTTTTTGATGAAAAGCTATCCACCAGCGGTACGATGGCATGTGCAACTTGCCACGATCCAGAAAAAGCATATGCAGATGGTCTTGTTGTAAATAAAAGCAATACTGGTGAAGCACTACAGAGAAATACACCCACGCTACTCAATACTGTGTTCCAGCAAAACTTTTTTGCAGATGGACGTTCCAATTCAATTATTGATCAAGTTTCTGCAGTATTTACAAATGAGAAGGAGTTTAATACAAATGTTCATGAATTTTCTACAAGGATTCTAGAAGACCCTAGCTACTTAGAGATGTTTGAAAAAGCCTACGGTGGAGTATCTACTCGCAATACAGATGTAGTAAAGGCAATTTCTTCATACGTAAGCACGCTCAATAGTTTTGATTCAAAATTTGACCGAAACATGCGAGGTGATGAAGATACCTTTACAAAAGAAGAACAACGAGGTATGAATTTGTTTATGGGTAAAGCTTTATGTGCAACATGTCACTTTATGCCTCTAACCAATGGAACAGTACCTCCATTTTTTGCAGAAACTGAGCGTGAGGTTATAGGCGTTCCAGAAACAGTAGAAAACAAAGAACTTGATGATGACACAGGTTATTACTGGCGCTTTGAAGCAGAACAACATAAAGGTATGTTTAAGACCCCCACAGTGCGTAATGCAGCACTTACAGCTCCATATATGCACAATGGCGTATACACCACACTAGAGCAAGTAATGGATTTTTACAATCAAGGCGGTGGTGGCGGACTAGGATTTGACCTTCCACATCAAACCTTGCCATTTGATAATCTTAAGCTCACAAATGAGGAGCTTGCTTCCTTAACTGCCTTTGTAAAAACACTCACAGATGATAAGGTAGAGGATAATTACTAG
- a CDS encoding PepSY domain-containing protein, producing the protein MARKKSTSLKMRILHRYLGFFLAGIMAVYAISGIVLIFRDSDTFKNTVVIEKTLDPNLSAPSLAKAVNNKRLKVTKEEGGVLYFSEGTYNSNTGAVVYSKKELPFILDKLTHFHKAKSGDPLYFLNIFFGLSLLFFVVSSFWMFIPSSPIYRKGMLFVAGGIVLALILLFV; encoded by the coding sequence ATGGCTCGTAAAAAATCTACTTCACTTAAAATGCGTATTCTTCACAGATACCTAGGCTTCTTTCTAGCAGGAATCATGGCAGTTTATGCGATAAGTGGAATTGTTTTAATCTTTAGAGACTCAGATACTTTTAAGAATACGGTTGTCATAGAAAAAACACTTGACCCAAACCTCTCTGCGCCATCACTAGCCAAAGCTGTAAATAACAAAAGACTTAAGGTAACTAAAGAGGAAGGTGGTGTTCTTTATTTTTCAGAAGGAACTTATAACAGCAACACTGGAGCGGTTGTGTATTCTAAAAAAGAATTGCCCTTCATTCTTGATAAGCTTACTCATTTCCATAAAGCCAAATCTGGAGATCCACTATATTTTTTAAATATCTTTTTTGGACTAAGCTTACTCTTTTTTGTAGTATCCTCATTCTGGATGTTTATCCCATCAAGCCCTATTTACAGAAAGGGAATGCTCTTTGTAGCAGGAGGAATAGTACTTGCACTTATATTATTATTTGTCTAG
- a CDS encoding TrkA C-terminal domain-containing protein, with protein sequence MIAAVSLFLIITISVLITKISTIALVHTGLSEESAKFQSRSAYTGAGLSTAETENIMNHPVRRKIIYNLMLIGNAGIVTAMSSLILTFVLPESNASRFYGFLIIVGGILVLWFGIRSKWVNHGLSKVINRMLKKYTDLEVQDYAAVLHLKDNFKIIKATVDTDGWMCNRTLQELDLREEGITVLGVEREGAGYFGSPSGNFKMLPHDEVTLYGKSDGIKSIYNRKKDYYAHLEHKKFVEKEEERKANDVEKMKTTTD encoded by the coding sequence ATGATTGCAGCTGTTTCCCTATTCCTTATCATCACCATCTCTGTGTTGATTACTAAGATTTCTACTATCGCACTAGTCCATACTGGTCTTTCTGAAGAAAGTGCCAAGTTTCAATCACGATCTGCTTACACTGGTGCAGGCTTGAGTACAGCAGAAACTGAAAATATCATGAATCATCCTGTACGCCGTAAGATTATTTACAACTTAATGCTCATAGGTAATGCAGGTATTGTTACGGCGATGTCATCATTGATCCTCACCTTCGTATTACCAGAATCTAATGCTTCTCGATTTTATGGGTTTTTAATCATTGTGGGCGGTATTCTAGTGTTATGGTTTGGAATACGCAGTAAATGGGTTAATCACGGCTTATCCAAAGTGATTAATAGAATGCTCAAAAAATATACAGACTTAGAGGTTCAAGACTATGCTGCTGTATTACACCTAAAAGACAATTTTAAAATTATAAAAGCTACCGTAGATACAGATGGCTGGATGTGCAATCGCACATTACAAGAATTAGACTTACGAGAAGAAGGAATCACTGTGCTAGGTGTAGAGCGTGAGGGAGCAGGATATTTTGGATCTCCATCAGGTAATTTTAAAATGTTACCACATGATGAAGTAACACTCTATGGTAAGTCTGATGGTATTAAAAGTATCTACAATCGCAAGAAGGATTATTATGCGCATCTCGAACATAAGAAATTTGTAGAAAAAGAAGAAGAACGTAAAGCAAATGATGTAGAAAAAATGAAAACTACTACAGACTAA
- a CDS encoding ZIP family metal transporter — MLITILVVFVVSMSLIAGALWGLYGKLSKNTEGFLIALAGGALIVSAVLELIEPAMEDGDVLLPLLFVFIGALVFTGLDFYVKEKWSSKSGGAGLLAAITLDGLPENLALGVALITADPLAVAALSGSILLSNLPEAAGGAKEMKDDGRSKRSILILWTGTAILLSAAALVGYFFLENVSKDILNNIRCFAGGAVVASLAIEVFPKAFKEDKYWIGLATALGLIIAFYLNSLS, encoded by the coding sequence ATGCTTATTACTATCCTTGTTGTTTTTGTTGTTTCTATGTCACTCATTGCTGGCGCACTGTGGGGTTTGTATGGCAAACTATCGAAAAATACAGAAGGATTTCTCATTGCACTTGCTGGAGGAGCACTCATAGTATCTGCAGTGTTAGAGCTTATAGAACCAGCTATGGAGGATGGTGATGTATTGCTACCGCTCTTGTTTGTTTTTATAGGAGCTTTGGTATTTACAGGCTTAGATTTTTATGTAAAAGAAAAATGGAGTTCAAAAAGCGGTGGTGCAGGTCTTCTAGCAGCCATAACCTTAGACGGGCTTCCAGAAAACTTAGCACTTGGCGTAGCACTCATCACGGCAGATCCACTGGCTGTAGCCGCTCTTTCTGGATCGATACTACTGTCTAATCTTCCCGAAGCTGCAGGAGGAGCAAAAGAAATGAAAGACGACGGAAGGTCTAAAAGATCAATCCTCATACTATGGACAGGGACTGCGATATTGCTTTCTGCCGCAGCGCTAGTAGGTTACTTCTTTCTAGAAAACGTTTCTAAAGATATCCTAAACAATATACGGTGTTTTGCCGGTGGTGCTGTCGTAGCTTCACTTGCTATTGAAGTTTTTCCAAAAGCTTTTAAAGAAGACAAATACTGGATTGGACTCGCAACTGCTCTAGGTCTTATCATTGCCTTTTACCTTAATAGTCTGTCATAA